A region of Streptomyces sp. NBC_01788 DNA encodes the following proteins:
- a CDS encoding PP2C family protein-serine/threonine phosphatase: protein MKRKPSQSAEPGAGSTSEVAAGRLRLLAEASRAMASGLDAEEALRRVARVVVPHLADACVVDLVEGNGLRRLTVMDRDAERVLRVLPGGFLPGPDDSAAALAKVLRGAGPTVVTDFDMPDPDDSLRSAQWALYRMLGAETALIVPMGVRREALGALTFVRRAPAVPFDEQERALAADLGHRAGLALDNARLYALQQHTAEQLQLSLLPDLTGLGHLQLATRYVAARERAEVGGDWYDAFPLPDGSVVLAIGDVVGHDLAAAVRMGQLRNMMRALAYDSGDDPAGVMNRLDRVMQGLTSIELVTAVIARVETPPAGPWRLFMSNAGHLPPLLAQPDGRTLLLEEGHAPVLGVDPALRRETAVVALPSGGTLLFYTDGLIERPGEDIGRGLTRLRQHAAALAREPLTVFRDELLTRLSNDQHDDIAILALRIP from the coding sequence ATGAAGCGGAAGCCTTCACAGTCGGCGGAGCCGGGGGCGGGATCCACGTCGGAGGTCGCCGCGGGCCGGCTGCGGCTGCTCGCCGAGGCGAGCCGCGCGATGGCGTCGGGGCTCGACGCGGAGGAGGCGCTGCGCCGCGTGGCCCGGGTGGTGGTTCCGCATCTGGCCGACGCCTGTGTCGTCGACCTGGTCGAGGGGAACGGGCTGCGCCGTCTCACCGTCATGGACCGGGACGCGGAGCGGGTGTTGCGGGTACTGCCGGGCGGGTTCCTGCCCGGGCCGGACGACTCGGCCGCCGCCTTGGCGAAGGTGCTGCGCGGCGCGGGTCCGACGGTGGTCACCGACTTCGACATGCCCGATCCGGACGACTCCCTGCGCTCCGCCCAGTGGGCCCTTTACCGGATGCTGGGCGCCGAGACCGCGTTGATCGTGCCCATGGGCGTACGCCGGGAGGCTCTCGGAGCGCTCACCTTCGTACGCCGTGCCCCGGCCGTTCCCTTCGACGAGCAGGAGCGGGCGCTCGCCGCCGACCTGGGGCACCGCGCGGGCCTCGCCCTGGACAACGCGCGTCTGTACGCGCTGCAACAGCACACCGCGGAGCAGCTCCAGCTCTCCCTTCTGCCCGATCTGACCGGGCTCGGGCACCTCCAGCTCGCCACCCGTTACGTGGCCGCCCGCGAGCGGGCCGAGGTCGGCGGCGACTGGTACGACGCCTTCCCGCTCCCCGACGGCTCGGTGGTCCTCGCGATCGGGGACGTGGTCGGCCACGACCTGGCGGCGGCCGTCCGCATGGGCCAGTTGCGCAACATGATGCGCGCCCTCGCCTACGACAGCGGGGACGATCCGGCCGGGGTGATGAACCGTCTGGACCGGGTCATGCAGGGCCTGACCAGCATCGAACTCGTCACAGCCGTCATCGCCCGTGTCGAGACGCCGCCCGCTGGACCGTGGCGGCTGTTCATGAGCAACGCCGGCCACCTTCCGCCGCTGCTCGCCCAGCCCGACGGCCGCACTCTCCTGCTGGAGGAGGGACACGCCCCCGTCCTGGGAGTCGACCCGGCGCTCCGGCGCGAGACCGCGGTGGTCGCCCTGCCGTCCGGCGGCACCCTGCTCTTCTACACCGACGGCCTCATCGAACGTCCCGGTGAGGACATCGGCCGCGGCCTCACCCGGCTGCGCCAGCACGCGGCCGCGCT